The proteins below come from a single Ruegeria sp. SCSIO 43209 genomic window:
- the secD gene encoding protein translocase subunit SecD — MLQIDSWKRVLIWSVCVIGLFLALPNAFYTRVEQSNDAKAAIELGIDTPEMQAEAAQWPNWLPSSLVNLGLDLRGGAHLLAEVKVDDVYESRMEAMWPEIRDALRDERATVGTIRRQDSAPDEIRVRISQPEGMSRALEVVRGLARQVQTLTGAGATDIEARAEGDTIVVQLSEAEKLASDDRTVRQSLEIIRRRIDEVGTREPTIQRQGADRILIQVPGIGSAGELKEIIGTTAQLTFNPVVGRGTDPDAIPGVGEKLVPSIDEDGVYYTLDAAPVVTGEELVDAQPSFDQNGRPAVSFRFNTSGARKFGDYTLENIGAPFAIVLDDEVISAPVIQSHIPGGSGIITGNFTVEESTNLAVLLRAGALPAGLDFLEERTIGPELGQDSIDAGKVATIVAFVAVLVFMALSYGLFGIFANVALILNVGLLFGLLSLIGATLTLPGIAGIVLTVGMAVDANVLIFERIREELKSAKGPARAIELGYEKALSAILDANVTTFITATILFAMGSGPVRGFSITLGLGILTSVFTAIFVTRLMIVMWFERRRPKTIEV, encoded by the coding sequence ATGCTGCAAATTGATTCCTGGAAGCGGGTTCTGATCTGGTCGGTCTGTGTGATCGGTCTGTTCCTTGCCCTGCCGAATGCGTTTTATACGCGCGTAGAACAATCTAACGATGCCAAGGCTGCGATTGAGCTGGGCATTGATACACCTGAAATGCAGGCCGAGGCCGCGCAATGGCCGAACTGGCTGCCGTCGTCTCTGGTCAATCTCGGGCTCGACTTGCGCGGCGGCGCGCATTTGCTTGCCGAGGTCAAGGTTGATGATGTCTACGAATCCCGGATGGAGGCGATGTGGCCCGAAATCCGCGACGCGCTGCGTGATGAACGCGCGACGGTCGGCACGATCCGTCGTCAGGATTCGGCGCCTGACGAGATTCGCGTGCGCATCAGCCAACCCGAGGGCATGTCCCGCGCATTAGAGGTTGTGCGCGGTCTGGCCCGACAGGTGCAGACGCTGACCGGGGCAGGGGCAACAGATATAGAGGCCCGCGCTGAGGGGGACACTATCGTTGTCCAACTGTCCGAGGCCGAAAAGCTTGCTTCGGATGACCGCACCGTGCGCCAGTCCCTTGAGATCATCCGCCGTCGGATCGACGAGGTTGGCACACGCGAACCAACTATCCAGCGCCAGGGCGCTGATCGTATCCTGATTCAGGTGCCAGGCATCGGTAGCGCCGGGGAGCTCAAAGAGATTATCGGCACGACGGCACAGTTGACGTTCAATCCTGTCGTTGGGCGCGGGACTGACCCGGATGCCATTCCGGGCGTTGGTGAGAAGCTTGTGCCATCGATCGATGAAGATGGTGTGTACTACACTCTGGACGCCGCACCCGTCGTGACCGGTGAAGAATTGGTCGACGCGCAGCCATCCTTCGACCAGAATGGCCGCCCTGCGGTCAGCTTCCGGTTCAACACCTCTGGCGCGCGCAAATTCGGCGATTACACGCTAGAAAACATTGGCGCACCCTTTGCTATCGTCCTGGATGACGAGGTGATCTCGGCCCCTGTAATCCAAAGCCATATCCCAGGTGGTTCGGGCATCATCACTGGCAACTTCACAGTTGAAGAAAGCACCAATTTGGCCGTTCTGCTGCGCGCAGGTGCCTTGCCTGCAGGTCTGGATTTCCTGGAAGAGCGCACCATCGGCCCTGAGCTGGGTCAGGACAGTATCGACGCAGGTAAGGTCGCGACAATCGTGGCTTTTGTCGCCGTGTTGGTATTTATGGCTCTCAGCTACGGCCTGTTCGGCATCTTCGCCAATGTTGCGCTGATCCTGAACGTGGGGCTTTTGTTTGGCCTGCTCTCACTGATCGGCGCCACGCTGACCTTGCCCGGGATCGCGGGTATCGTGCTGACCGTCGGCATGGCAGTTGACGCCAACGTGCTGATCTTCGAGCGTATCCGCGAAGAGCTGAAATCTGCCAAAGGTCCGGCGCGTGCCATCGAGCTGGGATACGAAAAAGCGCTTTCGGCCATTCTGGACGCAAACGTGACCACATTCATTACCGCAACCATCCTGTTTGCCATGGGCAGTGGTCCCGTGCGCGGCTTCTCCATTACGCTTGGTCTGGGTATTCTGACCTCGGTCTTCACCGCGATCTTTGTGACGCGTCTGATGATCGTGATGTGGTTCGAACGCCGCCGTCCGAAAACGATCGAGGTTTGA
- a CDS encoding heme ABC transporter permease produces MTIAAKANALWEYANPRKFLATSERVLPFFWISSGLCLVVGLIWGFFFTPDDYKQGSTVKIIYLHVPAALMAINCWLMMLATSLVWLVRRHHVSALAARAAAPIGIVMTLIALATGAIWGQPMWGTWWAWDPRLTSFLILFLFYLGYVALWEAIEDPDTAADLTSVLCLVGSVFAFLSRYAVNFWNQGLHQGASVMRAGAITGTDTEEKVSNIYFYPLLLCIIGFVLLFIALVFYRTGTEIRARRTKALMARERVSG; encoded by the coding sequence ATGACAATCGCAGCCAAAGCCAACGCCCTTTGGGAATACGCCAACCCGCGTAAGTTCCTCGCGACCAGCGAACGGGTCCTTCCGTTCTTCTGGATCAGCTCAGGTCTTTGTCTGGTCGTCGGATTGATCTGGGGCTTTTTCTTCACCCCGGATGACTACAAACAAGGCTCGACCGTAAAGATCATCTATTTGCATGTGCCCGCCGCGTTGATGGCGATCAATTGCTGGCTGATGATGCTGGCAACTTCGCTGGTCTGGTTGGTGCGTCGCCACCATGTCAGTGCGCTGGCTGCCCGTGCCGCTGCGCCCATTGGCATCGTGATGACGCTGATCGCATTGGCCACCGGAGCGATCTGGGGGCAGCCCATGTGGGGGACATGGTGGGCCTGGGACCCGCGCCTGACATCGTTCCTGATCCTGTTCCTGTTCTATCTAGGTTATGTCGCGCTTTGGGAAGCGATAGAAGATCCGGATACAGCGGCGGACCTGACCTCGGTCCTTTGCCTCGTGGGCTCGGTCTTTGCGTTCCTCAGCCGGTATGCCGTGAATTTCTGGAATCAGGGGCTGCATCAGGGGGCTTCGGTGATGCGCGCCGGGGCGATCACAGGCACGGATACTGAAGAGAAGGTAAGCAATATCTACTTCTATCCACTGCTGCTTTGCATCATCGGCTTTGTACTGCTGTTCATTGCGCTGGTCTTCTATCGTACGGGCACAGAAATTCGCGCCCGCCGGACCAAGGCGCTTATGGCGCGTGAAAGGGTGAGCGGATGA
- a CDS encoding SDR family NAD(P)-dependent oxidoreductase, with amino-acid sequence MDKVALITGGARGIGRAIVEDLSRDHRVAFTWLSSKPTPELLGGDVLAIRSDLSAPDQPASVISQVIERFGRLDVIVNNAGLVKSTPKEEFRAEDHRAILDLNLLAPAALLAAALPHLKRDASIVSISSMNAVLPPRDAVTYGASKAALNLWTHAMAKELGPKGIRVNAVAPGAINIPEAPRSEELTALFVKETALGRAGKPEDIAKVVRFLASDAASFITGEVLGVTGGYRL; translated from the coding sequence ATGGACAAAGTCGCATTGATAACCGGCGGTGCACGCGGAATTGGGCGTGCAATCGTCGAAGACCTCAGCCGTGATCACCGCGTCGCGTTTACTTGGTTGTCGAGTAAACCCACGCCCGAGCTACTGGGTGGGGATGTTCTGGCCATACGCTCTGATCTATCTGCGCCCGACCAGCCGGCTAGCGTGATTTCGCAGGTGATCGAGAGGTTTGGACGGCTGGATGTGATCGTCAACAATGCCGGCCTTGTGAAATCTACCCCCAAAGAGGAATTTCGAGCCGAGGACCACCGCGCCATTCTGGATTTGAACCTGCTGGCCCCCGCCGCATTGTTGGCTGCTGCGCTACCACATCTGAAACGCGACGCCTCAATCGTCAGTATCTCATCTATGAACGCGGTCTTGCCGCCTCGGGATGCGGTGACCTATGGGGCAAGCAAGGCCGCCCTGAATCTATGGACCCACGCCATGGCAAAGGAGCTTGGGCCAAAGGGGATACGCGTTAATGCAGTCGCACCGGGTGCGATCAACATCCCCGAAGCGCCCCGGTCCGAGGAGTTGACCGCGCTGTTTGTCAAAGAAACCGCTTTAGGTCGCGCGGGAAAGCCCGAGGATATCGCCAAAGTCGTCAGGTTTCTGGCGTCCGATGCCGCATCCTTCATCACTGGTGAGGTTCTGGGCGTCACCGGTGGCTATCGCTTATGA
- the yajC gene encoding preprotein translocase subunit YajC has protein sequence MEGGAIAQFLPLILIFAIMYFLLIRPQQKKMKEHQAMVEAVRRGDQVVTQGGLIGKVSKVKEGDNEIEVEIAEGVKVRVVKSTIAQVLNKTEPAK, from the coding sequence ATGGAAGGTGGCGCAATCGCCCAGTTTCTCCCGTTGATCCTGATCTTCGCGATTATGTATTTTCTGCTGATCCGTCCGCAGCAGAAAAAGATGAAGGAACATCAGGCCATGGTCGAAGCCGTGCGCCGGGGCGATCAGGTTGTCACCCAAGGCGGGCTGATCGGCAAGGTGTCGAAGGTCAAGGAAGGCGACAACGAGATCGAAGTCGAGATCGCCGAGGGCGTTAAGGTTCGCGTGGTGAAATCGACCATCGCTCAGGTTCTGAACAAGACCGAACCTGCGAAGTAA
- the ccmA gene encoding heme ABC exporter ATP-binding protein CcmA: protein MTLKVTDLAIARGGVPVLEGLSFSLEAGRALILRGPNGIGKTTLLRTLAGLQPPLAGQIVGAEDQIAYASHSDGLKPTLTVVENLNFWASVFGTRDIQHALDAFELNELADRHAGNLSAGQKRRLGLARMLVTGRPIWMLDEPTVSLDRHAVQMFADAVRAHLGQGGSALIATHIDLGLDGEVLDVGPNKAKPKPIDDFDGGFL from the coding sequence ATGACTTTAAAGGTAACCGATCTGGCCATCGCACGCGGCGGAGTTCCCGTGCTCGAAGGGCTGAGCTTCTCGCTCGAGGCAGGAAGGGCGCTGATCCTGCGGGGACCGAATGGGATCGGAAAGACAACATTACTGCGTACGCTTGCGGGCCTGCAACCGCCGCTGGCAGGGCAAATCGTCGGGGCAGAAGACCAGATCGCATACGCGTCTCATTCCGACGGGTTAAAACCGACCCTGACCGTTGTCGAAAACCTCAACTTCTGGGCGTCGGTCTTTGGCACCCGTGATATCCAGCACGCCCTTGATGCGTTTGAGCTGAACGAGTTGGCTGACCGCCATGCGGGCAACCTTTCGGCGGGGCAGAAACGGCGTCTGGGATTGGCGCGCATGTTGGTTACTGGCCGCCCGATCTGGATGCTGGACGAGCCGACGGTCTCGCTGGATCGTCACGCCGTGCAGATGTTTGCGGATGCGGTGCGCGCGCATCTGGGGCAGGGTGGTTCGGCCCTGATTGCGACCCATATTGATCTTGGACTGGACGGAGAGGTTCTGGACGTTGGCCCCAACAAGGCCAAGCCCAAACCTATCGACGATTTCGACGGAGGTTTCTTGTGA
- the secF gene encoding protein translocase subunit SecF — MRLKLVPQNTSFDFFSRWKVWLGISGLMMVIAFTSFLLQGLNFGIDFRGGTTIRTQSAQEIDVGAYRDAIAPLELGDVTITEIFDPTFGEDENVAMIRIQAQDGAEAVAAATVTAVEEALTVAAPDIQFVSVESVGPKVSGELIQTAVIAVALAIGAVLVYIWLRFEWQFALGAVAALVHDVILTIGIFSELQIRFDLAIIAALLTIVGYSLNDTVVVFDRVRENLRKYKKKDLKEVLNISINETLSRTVMTSVTTLLALISLYVLGGDVIRGFVFAMIWGVIVGTYSSVFVASTILLWLGVKRDWSKPSNTAGNQFANIDA, encoded by the coding sequence ATGAGACTGAAACTCGTACCCCAAAACACCTCGTTCGATTTCTTTAGCCGTTGGAAGGTCTGGCTGGGCATCTCGGGTTTGATGATGGTGATCGCATTCACGTCATTCCTGCTGCAAGGGCTGAACTTCGGCATCGACTTTCGCGGCGGCACCACGATCCGGACCCAAAGCGCGCAAGAGATCGACGTCGGCGCCTATCGCGACGCCATCGCGCCGCTTGAGCTTGGCGATGTGACTATCACCGAGATTTTTGATCCCACCTTTGGTGAGGATGAAAACGTCGCGATGATCCGCATTCAGGCACAGGACGGGGCCGAAGCTGTGGCGGCCGCAACCGTCACAGCCGTCGAAGAAGCGCTGACCGTCGCCGCGCCGGATATCCAGTTCGTCTCGGTAGAATCGGTTGGCCCCAAGGTTTCGGGTGAGTTGATCCAGACCGCGGTCATTGCGGTCGCCTTGGCGATTGGCGCAGTGCTTGTCTATATCTGGCTTAGGTTCGAATGGCAGTTCGCACTCGGGGCGGTCGCCGCGTTGGTGCATGACGTGATCCTGACCATCGGCATCTTCTCGGAACTACAAATCCGTTTTGACCTGGCGATCATCGCCGCTCTACTGACTATCGTCGGCTATTCGCTGAACGACACCGTGGTCGTCTTCGACCGGGTTCGCGAAAACCTGCGGAAGTACAAGAAGAAAGACCTCAAAGAGGTGCTGAACATCTCGATCAACGAAACGCTCAGCCGGACGGTGATGACCTCTGTGACCACGCTGCTGGCGCTGATCTCGCTCTATGTACTGGGCGGAGACGTGATCCGAGGCTTTGTCTTCGCGATGATCTGGGGCGTGATCGTCGGGACCTATTCGTCGGTCTTCGTGGCCTCGACCATCCTGCTGTGGCTGGGGGTCAAGCGCGACTGGTCGAAGCCGTCGAATACGGCGGGCAACCAGTTTGCCAACATTGATGCCTGA
- a CDS encoding Mth938-like domain-containing protein: MRLNEITYTNAQPVDGYGPGFFRIGGEVHDGAVLTGPTGTSAWAGYSDAQTLLALSEHVDVLFIGTGKELTHIPADLRTTLEEAGMGVEIMNSPAACRTYNVLLSEGRRVALALIPV, encoded by the coding sequence ATGCGCCTGAACGAGATCACATATACAAACGCTCAGCCGGTTGATGGCTATGGCCCCGGGTTCTTTCGGATAGGCGGGGAAGTTCATGATGGGGCAGTCCTGACCGGCCCCACTGGTACATCGGCTTGGGCGGGTTACTCCGACGCCCAGACCCTGCTGGCCTTGTCCGAACATGTCGATGTTCTGTTCATCGGTACGGGCAAAGAACTGACCCACATCCCAGCCGACTTGCGCACCACATTGGAAGAGGCAGGTATGGGTGTCGAAATCATGAACTCTCCGGCGGCCTGCCGCACCTACAACGTGCTGCTTTCCGAAGGCCGCCGCGTTGCGCTTGCGCTGATCCCGGTCTGA
- the ccmD gene encoding heme exporter protein CcmD produces the protein MIPDLGKYADTVLWSYVVSIGLLIALVGFSVIRGRKVRAEMEKVEQRMSRNG, from the coding sequence ATGATCCCTGATCTTGGAAAATATGCCGATACCGTCTTGTGGTCCTATGTCGTGTCAATCGGACTTCTGATCGCATTGGTGGGTTTCAGCGTGATCCGGGGCCGTAAAGTACGGGCCGAGATGGAGAAGGTTGAACAAAGGATGTCACGCAATGGCTAA
- a CDS encoding TSUP family transporter: MPEYFGQTPTGLAVIIFAAFVGGIVRGFSGFGTALIFLPIASPYLGPFGAIIALTVMDLFGPIPNLRRAWTVVDKADLMRLLVGCALLLPVGLWLLTRTDPEVFRYIVSLISLSMLAVLVFGLRYRGAVSRGMVAAIGGAAGLLGGVAGIPGPAVILFYMSRPLPVEIIRATILLFLFAFDLLILGYLGGMGRLSIASIGLGLALAVPNIAGNWLGGWMFRPEYENLYRAAAYLVIATAALSGLLLWG, encoded by the coding sequence ATGCCTGAGTATTTCGGCCAGACCCCAACCGGTCTGGCCGTTATTATTTTCGCCGCCTTTGTTGGGGGCATCGTGCGTGGGTTCTCCGGCTTTGGGACGGCCCTGATCTTCCTGCCCATCGCCAGCCCGTATCTTGGCCCCTTCGGTGCCATCATCGCGCTGACGGTCATGGACTTATTTGGCCCGATCCCGAACCTGCGCCGCGCATGGACGGTTGTTGACAAGGCAGATCTGATGCGCCTTTTGGTCGGGTGCGCGCTACTTCTACCGGTTGGCTTATGGCTGCTGACCCGGACCGATCCTGAAGTGTTTCGCTATATCGTCAGCCTGATTTCCTTGTCGATGCTGGCCGTTCTGGTTTTTGGTCTGCGCTACCGGGGAGCGGTATCGCGTGGCATGGTTGCTGCGATCGGCGGGGCTGCAGGGCTACTTGGCGGGGTAGCCGGGATACCGGGGCCTGCTGTCATCCTGTTTTATATGTCACGGCCCTTACCGGTTGAGATCATCCGCGCGACGATCCTACTGTTCCTGTTTGCTTTCGATTTGCTGATCCTTGGATATCTCGGTGGGATGGGGCGTCTTTCGATCGCGAGCATCGGATTGGGCCTTGCGCTTGCGGTTCCCAACATCGCGGGCAACTGGCTGGGGGGCTGGATGTTCCGACCCGAGTACGAGAACCTCTACCGCGCCGCAGCCTATCTGGTGATTGCAACAGCGGCCTTGTCCGGCCTGCTGCTTTGGGGCTAG
- a CDS encoding mechanosensitive ion channel family protein: MIQSIQTLGAFVRLMLVTTCIGLLATPVWAQNATSEEPAIEDTESEIFQAPVIVDGDTLFHLRGSSALPAPERAASVQNKIIEIAEASDAEQVSITFEDSEFGIRIFADGVQVSIVTDADSELEQMDLNVLSLLHGDAIKQSIESYRANRTEQARVSGAIEALAWTAGFALFVVVILWLHRRIRRRTLKLVKRYLKDVETATAKSVQAEAIAALIRYALNFVLLVIFFLGFYYYLSFVLLAFAETRYFAQLLLTYLTEPVLLIFKGILSYIPNLIMLILIAWITLYIIRGMRVFFDAVEAGTFDMGDFESHWVNPTFNIARVVVILIALVFAVPYIPGSDSAAFQGLTILVGAMLSLGANSVVSNMLAGLFVIYRRSTSIGDRIQIGDHIGDVVQIKLMETHLKSIKNELISIPNAQLMNSDVVNFSKRTDGSGLLLHTTVGIGYEEPPEKIEAMLIEAAHRTKGIKAKPEPFVLWTALADYAINYQINGYTTRGSIIPKIRSDLHRNIVAVFNENNVQIMTPSYMADPPEPKIPTEEWDGHLAHESHEESDKS, encoded by the coding sequence ATGATTCAATCAATCCAGACCCTTGGCGCATTTGTTCGCCTGATGCTCGTGACAACCTGTATAGGTCTTTTGGCGACGCCCGTATGGGCACAGAACGCCACTAGCGAAGAGCCTGCTATAGAAGACACTGAATCAGAGATTTTTCAGGCTCCGGTTATCGTTGACGGCGACACCTTGTTTCACCTGCGCGGCTCCAGCGCGCTGCCCGCTCCGGAACGGGCCGCGAGTGTACAGAACAAGATCATCGAAATCGCCGAGGCCTCAGACGCCGAGCAGGTCTCCATAACCTTCGAGGACTCAGAGTTCGGCATTCGAATCTTTGCCGATGGTGTTCAAGTTTCGATCGTGACCGATGCCGATTCCGAGCTTGAGCAGATGGACTTGAACGTTCTCAGTTTGTTGCACGGCGACGCTATTAAACAATCCATTGAAAGCTATCGCGCAAACCGCACCGAACAGGCGCGTGTTTCGGGTGCCATCGAAGCCTTAGCATGGACAGCTGGATTCGCGCTTTTTGTCGTCGTTATCCTGTGGCTGCACCGGCGCATTCGCCGCCGTACGCTGAAACTGGTCAAGCGTTACCTCAAGGATGTCGAAACCGCGACCGCAAAAAGCGTTCAGGCCGAGGCCATCGCCGCGTTGATCCGGTATGCTCTGAATTTTGTCCTGCTGGTGATCTTTTTCCTCGGCTTCTACTACTACCTTTCCTTCGTTCTGCTTGCCTTTGCCGAGACGCGCTATTTCGCGCAACTCCTGCTGACCTACTTGACCGAACCGGTCCTGCTAATCTTCAAAGGCATCCTCAGCTACATCCCAAACCTGATCATGTTGATACTGATCGCATGGATAACGCTGTATATTATCCGGGGCATGCGTGTGTTCTTTGACGCCGTCGAGGCGGGAACCTTTGACATGGGCGATTTTGAAAGCCACTGGGTGAACCCGACCTTCAACATCGCCCGCGTCGTCGTTATCCTGATCGCGCTGGTCTTTGCTGTCCCTTACATCCCCGGGTCAGACTCGGCGGCGTTTCAGGGGCTGACGATTCTGGTTGGTGCCATGCTGTCGCTGGGCGCAAACTCGGTCGTGTCGAACATGCTGGCGGGGCTCTTCGTGATCTATCGCCGCTCAACTTCGATCGGGGATCGGATCCAGATCGGGGACCATATTGGCGATGTGGTGCAGATCAAACTGATGGAGACGCATCTGAAGTCCATCAAGAACGAACTGATCTCGATCCCGAACGCCCAGTTGATGAATTCGGACGTGGTGAATTTCTCAAAAAGAACAGATGGAAGCGGTTTGCTTCTGCACACCACCGTTGGGATTGGGTATGAAGAGCCGCCCGAAAAGATCGAAGCGATGCTGATCGAGGCCGCCCATCGCACCAAGGGGATCAAGGCCAAGCCCGAACCTTTTGTTTTGTGGACCGCCCTGGCCGATTACGCGATCAACTATCAGATCAACGGCTATACCACGCGAGGCAGCATCATTCCCAAAATCCGCTCGGATTTGCACCGCAACATCGTGGCCGTGTTCAATGAGAATAACGTGCAGATCATGACACCTTCGTACATGGCCGACCCGCCCGAGCCGAAAATCCCAACCGAAGAGTGGGATGGCCATCTGGCGCATGAATCCCACGAGGAATCGGATAAGTCGTAA
- the ccmB gene encoding heme exporter protein CcmB, with protein MIALLLRDLKLAFRAGGGFGLGLAFFLIVTVLVPFSVGPQSSLLSTIAPGVLWLGALLACLLSLDRLLALDWEDGSLDLLATAPLPLESVVTVKALAHWLTTGLPLVLAAPFLGVLLNLPVPGFSWLVISLLLGTPAMSVIGTFGAALTVGLKRGGLLLSLLVLPLYVPTLIFGAEVARRGATGMETQTPLLMLAGITAATVALLPFASAAVLRINLR; from the coding sequence GTGATCGCCTTATTGCTGCGTGATCTGAAATTGGCCTTCCGTGCGGGGGGTGGCTTTGGCCTCGGTCTTGCTTTCTTCCTGATCGTCACCGTTTTGGTGCCATTCTCGGTTGGCCCGCAATCTTCGCTGCTTTCGACCATCGCACCGGGCGTTCTTTGGCTGGGCGCGCTTTTGGCGTGTCTGCTGTCACTTGATCGCCTTCTGGCGCTGGATTGGGAAGACGGCTCGCTTGATCTGCTCGCGACCGCGCCGCTTCCGTTGGAATCGGTTGTTACCGTCAAAGCGCTAGCCCATTGGCTAACCACCGGATTGCCGCTGGTTCTGGCCGCGCCGTTCCTAGGCGTGTTGCTAAACCTGCCTGTACCCGGGTTTTCGTGGCTAGTGATCTCACTGCTCCTCGGTACTCCGGCGATGAGCGTTATCGGCACCTTTGGCGCGGCCCTTACTGTTGGTCTAAAACGGGGCGGTCTGCTACTGTCGCTTCTGGTTTTGCCGCTCTACGTGCCGACTTTGATTTTCGGAGCCGAGGTCGCCCGACGCGGTGCGACAGGCATGGAGACGCAAACGCCCCTGCTAATGCTGGCAGGGATTACCGCCGCAACGGTCGCACTTTTACCCTTTGCCAGCGCAGCGGTACTGCGCATCAATCTTAGGTGA
- a CDS encoding DsbE family thiol:disulfide interchange protein, with protein MAKISPLMIAPPLIFGAFAVLAGIGMFRDDPNALPSAREGQPAPPVVLTEFAGKPGFDDATLRDGEVKLVNYWASWCAPCRVEHPNLQALSDEGIPVYGINYKDQLDNAEGFLAELGDPYAGIGRDEQGRMGLDWGVYGVPETYVIDGEGTIILRWAGPVTQRVIESTIRPALEKAAGGS; from the coding sequence ATGGCTAAGATTTCGCCCCTGATGATCGCGCCTCCGCTGATTTTCGGCGCCTTCGCTGTACTCGCGGGCATCGGCATGTTCCGCGACGATCCTAACGCCTTGCCCTCGGCGCGCGAGGGTCAGCCTGCGCCGCCGGTTGTACTGACCGAGTTCGCGGGCAAACCGGGCTTCGATGATGCCACACTGCGTGATGGCGAGGTCAAGCTGGTCAACTACTGGGCCAGTTGGTGTGCACCATGCCGCGTCGAACACCCCAATCTGCAGGCTCTGTCTGACGAGGGTATCCCCGTCTATGGTATCAACTACAAGGACCAACTGGACAACGCCGAAGGATTTCTTGCCGAACTGGGCGATCCCTATGCCGGTATCGGTCGGGATGAACAGGGCCGAATGGGGCTGGACTGGGGCGTCTACGGTGTGCCCGAAACCTATGTGATCGACGGTGAGGGCACGATCATCCTGCGCTGGGCTGGTCCGGTCACTCAGCGGGTGATCGAAAGCACGATCCGCCCAGCGCTTGAGAAAGCCGCAGGTGGCTCATAA